The genomic window GGCCGCCGGCCAGGCGCAGCAGGCGGGGCTCGATATCTACCTGCCCAACCCCTTCGACCCTTTTGGTCGGCCGCATGTGTACGGTCCAGGGTGGCTCGTCACCGGCCCGCTGGGGCTGACGGTCGGCGACGCCTCGTGGTTGGGCGGAATCCTCGTGTTGGCCTTTGTGATCGCCGCGGTGGCGGTGCTGGCGCCGCGGTGTGGGCGTGACGCGGGCCTTGCGTTGCTCGCGCTGTGCTCGCCGCCGCTGATGCTTGGGATGCACCGGGCGAACAACGATCTCGTGGTGTTCCTGCTGCTGGCGATGGGGGCGTGGCTGCTCGGCCGTTCGCGCTGGTTGGCCGCGGCCGGCGGAGCGCTGCTCGGTCTCGCGGCCACGTTGAAGCTCTATCCGTTCGTCGCGTTGCCGGCCGTCTGGTTGCGGCCAGGCCGGTGGCGCCAGCGACTCGGCGTCACGACGCTCCTGATCGCGGGGTGTCTCGGCATCGTCTGGTGGTGGCGGGCCGACTTCATCCAGGCACTGCGGATCGCGCCGCGCCCGATGACGGTCTTCGCCTACGGGTGGAAGGTTTCGGCTCTGACGCTGGCCGCGCCACCGGCGAATGCCCAGGTGGTGGCCGGCTGGTTGCTCGGTGGGCTGGCGGTGTTGCTGGCGTTGAGGCGCGAGGCCCGGGCGCTGGGGCTGAGTGTGCCGGAGCACGGGTTTACCGGGTTGGCCTTCGTCACCTGCGCCACGAGCTGGATCTTCTGCTTCTTCGCCAACTCCAACTATCCCTATCGTGCCTTGCTGCTGATCGGAGCCATGAGGCTCTGGCTCGCTACCGACGCGACCACCCCGACCGGACGGCTGGGACGGCGGCAAATGGCTCTGTGGCTGCTGGCCTTGTGGCTGAGCGTGCCGAAGCACTTCCTCGCCTCGGCGCCGAACCTGGCGTACCGCCCCTCGGGCATCGATGCGCCCTGGCCGTGGCTCAAGTTCGTCTGCGGCCTGGAGCAGGGCCTCATGGTGGCGCTGACCCTCGCGCTGCTGGTCAGCGTGCTGGGGGTTTGGTGGCGGCGGGTGCGACAGGCGTCCCGGGAATCATGAACGGGCCGGCCCAGACCTGGGGGCTGCTGCCGCTGGTCGTGTTCGCCGCGATCTTCCTGCAACTGCGCCTGGCGGGAGAGGGCGGCGTGCGCGCCGCGCTGCGCGGCGCAACGCTGTGGGCGGCGTTGGTGTGGGTGCTCACCCATGCGCTCGGGGTCTTTGGGCTGCTGCATCCTGGACCACTACGCGTGGCTTGGATGGTCCTGGCGGCCACGAGTATCGGCGGCGTCGCCTTCAGCTTTCGCCGCCGCGGAGCACGAGGGCTGGGTGCAAGACCGGGGGCCGATGTCGTCCTGGCCTACGCGTTGGCCACGGGATTCCTGCTGCTGGCCTTCGCGGCGGCGGTGTTGTCACCGCCCCTGACCGTCGACGTCCTGAATTACCACGGTCCGCGGCAACTGCTGTGGCTGCAGCAGGGAAGCCTGGCGCACTTTCTGACCACGAATGACCGGGCGCTCATGATGCCGCCGCTCGCCGAGGTGATCGGGGTGCAGTTTCTCGGTCTGACCGGCGACGATTGCTGGGCGAATCTTCCCCAATGGTTCGCCTATGCGCTCCTGCCGCTCGCGATGGTCGGCATCCTGCGCTCCCTGCACGCGTCGCGCATCGCAGTCGCGCTTGGGGTGTTGATCGTGATGAGCCTGCCGATGGCCTATCACGAGGCCGCCAACGGCAAGAACGATCTCCAACTGGCGCTCTGGACCTTGATCCTGGTGCATGAGGTGGTGCTGGCCCGAGCCGCTCCCGGTCGCATTGGGCGGTGCGAGGCCGTGGTCGCGGGGCTGGTCGTTGCGGCGGCGCTGCTCACGAAGAGCACGGCGTTCCTGGTCCTGCCGCCGCTGCTGGTCGTCGTCTTGCTCGCCTGGTGGCGGCGAGACCGCGCCCGCGCGCCGCGAATGGTCCTGGCGGCGTTGCTGGTCGCTGGCGGGCTGACGGCGCCGCTATTCGCGCGGAATCTCGCCTGGTACGGGACGCCGCTCGGGGTTCATCGGTCGGACGAGGGCGGGCAACAGGCGAACGCCGCGTTCGGTCCCGCCATTCTCGCCTCCAATGTCCTGCGCCAGACCACGCTGCACCTGGCCGGGCCGGACCCCGCGTGGAACCAGCGCCTCGAGCGGGCCGTCCGCGCGGCGCATCAATGGCTCGGCGTCTCCGCGGACGACCCGCGAACCACGCTTTGGGTCGGTCGTTACTCGGTTACGTACGGCGCCGGTTCCGAGAGCAAGTCGGGTGCGCCGGCTCATTTGGTGCTGGTGCTGCTGGCCGTGGGCGTCGTCCTGGGCCGGCGTTCGCTCCGTTCCTGGCGGTGGCTGGCGTGGTCGACCCTGGCCATGGCGCTGCTGTTCACGGCGGTGCTGAAGTGGCAGCCCTGGGGCGCGCGCCTGCAGCTCCCGATTTTTGTCGCGGGCTCGCTCCTGGTCCCGGTGGTCGTTGAGGCGTGTTCGATCACCGGCCGCCGTTGGGCCGCGGGGATCGTTGCCGTGCTCGTGTTAACCGCCTGGTGGCCATCGCGTGAAATGGCAGAGCGGCCGCTCTGGACCGCGCCCACGCTCTGGCAGGTGCCGCGGGACACCAACCGTTACCGGTATTTTCCGGCCCTGCGGGTGCGCGACATGGGGCTCGTGGGCCTGCTGCGCGAGAGCGGGGCGCGCGACGTCGCCATCTCCTCCGTGCATGATATGCCCTACAATCTCATGCGCGCTCTGCAGCAGACCGTTCCGGGAGTGCACTTCTATGGCGCCCCGGTGTCCGCCATCCCGGCCCTGCCGGATGCACTGGTGGTGCTGGAGCTGCACAAACCGCTTCCGCTGTATCATGTCTTTCCTGACGGCACGCGTTTCCGGCTCGTCGGTGAGGGCGCGACCGACGGTTTGTACCTCCCGGAGGCACGCGTGCGGGCGCTGGGCTGGGCACACAGGCTGCCGGCCTTTGGTGGGTGGACGATGAGCGAGCACTTTGATCTGAAGATCGAAGGCGGCGCGCTGCGGGAGACGCCGGTGATGTGGCGGGAGTTGACGCGGCCCCGGGCGAAGCTGTGGTTTCGCGGGTGGTCCACCGCCATGCGGCTGCGGGCGGCGTTTGATTCCTGGGGCCGGCAGGAGGTGCGGCTGAACGTACGCCTCAACGGGGTCGATCTGGCGACCGTGACCGTGCCGGTGGGCGCGCGGCGGCAAACGCTGGATTTGCCCATGGTCGTCCAGGCAACGGGGAATGAGCTCGAGCTCAGCGTGACCGGCGGGCCGCCCGATGCCGTCCGCTTCACGCAGCTCGTCGTGGTCGACGGCGACGCTACCGATCCTGCCGCTCGCTGACGGCGGCTTCGATCGCTGCGCGCCAGCGGGCAAAGTCACCGGTGGCGGCCTGGATGTCCGTCGCCGTGAGCCGGTAGATCAGGATGGAATGGCCGATCTGGGCGTCGGGTGCGCGCGCCCGCAGCAAATGGCAAAGGCGGGCGAACCGCAGCAGTTCGAAATCGTCGAGCACGCGGGCCCAGTTGAGCTTCGGCAAGGCGGCGGCCCAGGCCGGGCGGCGGTCCGGATGCTGGGAGTAGTCGAGCAACGCCGGTTCCAGCGGGCGCAGCCGCTGGTACGCGTTTTCCTGGGCGGTGGCCCAAGGTCCGCGCAGCGGACTGTACACGTGCTGGAGGGCGGTCGCGCTGATCGCATAGATGCCAGGTTCCAGGGCGACGAGCGGCTGTTCGATCTTGAAGCCGTTGATCATGACCAGCCGGCGGGCGTGCAGGCCGTAGTAATTCGGTTCGCCGGTGCCGAAGTAGGAGAGAAACCACGGCTCGCCCGGTCGGCGGTGCTGCTCGAGCCAGGCCTTCAGGCCCGGCAGGTCCTGCCCCCAGTCAAGCGAGCTGTCCACCAGGTGCCGATACGCCGTCGCGGGCCCGCCGGAGAGCGGGTTGAAGTAGGCGAGGAAGTGGGGGTAGGCGCGGGCGGCCTCGACGGCCTGGGCGCCGCCAAGGGCGAGCGCGAGCCAGGCGAGCGGCATCCGCCAGGAGCGCACCCCGGTGACGATCGCGCCGGCGGCGATGAAGAGCACGGGGTACGTCGGGATGATGTGGCGGTGTCCGATGTTGAGCCGGCTCGTGAGCGAGAAGGCCCAGTACACCACGAACAGCACGATGAGCGGCAGCACCCGGGTGAGGTCCGCGCGCACCCGGGTGGAGTCGCGCCGCCAGCGGCCGAGGACGACGATGCCGGCGGTTCCCATCGCCAGCAGCACCGGCACCGTGGTCTTGAGCGCGAACGTCCAGGGG from Opitutus sp. ER46 includes these protein-coding regions:
- a CDS encoding glycosyltransferase 87 family protein is translated as MNPEFRWQVRWSVLCGVAALVILLAAFVYPPLWGAFGVFAFRPYFADTVAILAAGQAQQAGLDIYLPNPFDPFGRPHVYGPGWLVTGPLGLTVGDASWLGGILVLAFVIAAVAVLAPRCGRDAGLALLALCSPPLMLGMHRANNDLVVFLLLAMGAWLLGRSRWLAAAGGALLGLAATLKLYPFVALPAVWLRPGRWRQRLGVTTLLIAGCLGIVWWWRADFIQALRIAPRPMTVFAYGWKVSALTLAAPPANAQVVAGWLLGGLAVLLALRREARALGLSVPEHGFTGLAFVTCATSWIFCFFANSNYPYRALLLIGAMRLWLATDATTPTGRLGRRQMALWLLALWLSVPKHFLASAPNLAYRPSGIDAPWPWLKFVCGLEQGLMVALTLALLVSVLGVWWRRVRQASRES
- a CDS encoding glycosyltransferase family 39 protein — translated: MNGPAQTWGLLPLVVFAAIFLQLRLAGEGGVRAALRGATLWAALVWVLTHALGVFGLLHPGPLRVAWMVLAATSIGGVAFSFRRRGARGLGARPGADVVLAYALATGFLLLAFAAAVLSPPLTVDVLNYHGPRQLLWLQQGSLAHFLTTNDRALMMPPLAEVIGVQFLGLTGDDCWANLPQWFAYALLPLAMVGILRSLHASRIAVALGVLIVMSLPMAYHEAANGKNDLQLALWTLILVHEVVLARAAPGRIGRCEAVVAGLVVAAALLTKSTAFLVLPPLLVVVLLAWWRRDRARAPRMVLAALLVAGGLTAPLFARNLAWYGTPLGVHRSDEGGQQANAAFGPAILASNVLRQTTLHLAGPDPAWNQRLERAVRAAHQWLGVSADDPRTTLWVGRYSVTYGAGSESKSGAPAHLVLVLLAVGVVLGRRSLRSWRWLAWSTLAMALLFTAVLKWQPWGARLQLPIFVAGSLLVPVVVEACSITGRRWAAGIVAVLVLTAWWPSREMAERPLWTAPTLWQVPRDTNRYRYFPALRVRDMGLVGLLRESGARDVAISSVHDMPYNLMRALQQTVPGVHFYGAPVSAIPALPDALVVLELHKPLPLYHVFPDGTRFRLVGEGATDGLYLPEARVRALGWAHRLPAFGGWTMSEHFDLKIEGGALRETPVMWRELTRPRAKLWFRGWSTAMRLRAAFDSWGRQEVRLNVRLNGVDLATVTVPVGARRQTLDLPMVVQATGNELELSVTGGPPDAVRFTQLVVVDGDATDPAAR